One Lysinibacillus sp. OF-1 DNA segment encodes these proteins:
- a CDS encoding ABC transporter ATP-binding protein translates to MLLRRFFSYYKPYKGLFILDFSCAILVALIELAFPLVLNKVIDDILPDGELKWILMASLLLFGLYIFNSILHFIVSYWGHMLGINIETDMRKESFSHVQKLSFRYFDNNKTGHLVSRLTNDLMDIGELAHHGPEDIFIAAMTIIGTFGVMYYIDPTFTILIFLLVPIILILTIIFGKLMSKAFRQMFGDIADFNARVENNVSGIRVVQAFTNEDHEIKRFKVNNERFRMTKLFSYKVMAWNEAISGILTKVLSLFTLFVGAYFVLNGHITNGDFIAFILLSGILLGPINKINMFIESYPKGMAGFRRYIEFLETEPEIADRPEAKMVDEINGEITFSDVSFGYAANNRALHHINLKVNPGETVALVGPSGAGKSTICSLLPRFYEVNEGSISIDGMDIRDFKLHSLRSHIGIVQQDVFLFDGTIRENIAYGDLNASEEDIWYAAQRAQLTDVINALPEGMDTLIGERGVKLSGGQKQRLSIARIFLKNPKILILDEATSALDTETEQAIQQALNELSIGRTTLVIAHRLATIKDADRIVVVSKKGIIEEGTHEQLMERQNAYYGLYTAQFGLQM, encoded by the coding sequence ATGTTATTAAGGCGCTTTTTTTCATATTATAAACCCTATAAAGGTTTATTCATTTTAGATTTTAGCTGTGCGATATTAGTGGCACTAATCGAGCTGGCATTTCCACTTGTTTTAAATAAAGTAATTGATGATATTCTGCCAGATGGGGAATTAAAATGGATTCTTATGGCAAGTTTATTGCTGTTTGGTCTATATATTTTCAATTCTATTCTTCACTTTATCGTATCGTACTGGGGGCATATGCTAGGGATTAATATTGAAACAGATATGAGGAAGGAATCTTTTAGCCATGTGCAAAAACTATCTTTCCGATATTTTGATAACAATAAAACAGGGCATCTTGTTTCTCGATTAACGAACGATTTAATGGATATTGGTGAACTTGCTCACCATGGTCCAGAGGATATTTTTATTGCGGCAATGACGATTATTGGGACGTTTGGGGTTATGTACTATATTGATCCAACCTTTACAATTCTTATTTTCTTACTTGTACCGATCATTTTAATTTTAACGATTATTTTTGGGAAGTTAATGTCCAAAGCATTCCGTCAAATGTTCGGAGATATCGCAGATTTCAATGCGCGAGTTGAAAATAATGTAAGTGGTATTCGTGTGGTACAGGCTTTCACAAATGAAGATCATGAGATTAAACGCTTTAAAGTAAATAATGAACGATTCCGTATGACAAAGCTGTTCTCCTATAAAGTAATGGCTTGGAATGAGGCTATTTCAGGCATACTCACTAAAGTATTATCACTCTTTACTTTATTTGTAGGAGCGTATTTTGTTTTAAATGGACATATAACAAATGGAGATTTTATCGCATTTATTTTACTATCAGGTATTCTTTTAGGCCCAATTAACAAAATTAATATGTTTATAGAAAGCTATCCGAAAGGTATGGCAGGATTTAGACGCTATATCGAATTTTTAGAAACGGAACCTGAAATTGCGGATCGTCCAGAGGCAAAAATGGTTGATGAAATTAATGGCGAAATTACTTTCTCCGATGTATCGTTTGGCTATGCTGCCAATAACCGTGCCCTACATCATATTAATTTAAAAGTAAATCCTGGCGAAACCGTTGCCTTGGTAGGTCCATCTGGTGCAGGGAAATCAACAATCTGTAGTTTATTGCCACGTTTTTATGAAGTCAATGAAGGATCCATTAGTATTGATGGTATGGATATACGCGATTTTAAACTGCATTCCTTACGTTCGCATATTGGGATTGTCCAGCAGGATGTCTTTTTATTCGATGGTACCATTCGTGAAAATATTGCCTATGGTGATTTAAATGCCAGTGAAGAAGATATTTGGTATGCAGCACAACGAGCGCAACTGACGGATGTCATCAATGCTCTACCTGAAGGTATGGATACATTAATTGGTGAGCGTGGTGTGAAATTATCAGGTGGTCAAAAGCAAAGATTATCCATTGCCCGTATTTTCTTGAAAAACCCAAAAATCTTAATACTAGATGAAGCAACATCTGCATTGGATACAGAAACTGAACAAGCTATCCAACAGGCATTAAATGAACTTTCCATTGGACGTACTACATTAGTGATTGCTCACCGATTAGCAACAATTAAGGATGCAGACAGAATTGTCGTTGTGTCGAAAAAGGGCATCATTGAAGAAGGTACACACGAGCAATTAATGGAACGCCAAAATGCTTACTATGGCTTGTATACAGCTCAATTTGGTTTACAAATGTAA
- a CDS encoding ABC transporter ATP-binding protein, with protein sequence MSVLEIDHVAIGYSSALIVNDLSVEIPKGQISTIIGPNGCGKSTLLKAVARVLRTQNGAVYLDGKAIHQLKTKDVAKRMAILPQTATAPGGLTVFELVSYGRFPHQVGFGSLQKEDYEYIHWAIDVTGLREFSDRPIEALSGGQRQRVWIAMALAQGTDILVLDEPTTYLDLAHQLDILLLLQKLNKEEGRTIIMVLHDLNHASRFSHFIMAMRDGDLMVNGSPKEVMTKENLQKVFNIDAEMAVCPYSKNPICLSYQLYDMKE encoded by the coding sequence ATGTCAGTACTCGAAATAGATCATGTTGCGATTGGTTATTCTTCAGCGCTCATCGTCAACGATTTAAGTGTGGAGATTCCTAAAGGGCAAATCTCCACAATCATCGGCCCAAATGGTTGTGGCAAGTCTACTTTATTAAAGGCTGTTGCCCGTGTATTACGAACACAAAATGGAGCTGTCTATTTAGATGGCAAGGCGATACATCAATTAAAAACGAAAGATGTGGCCAAAAGAATGGCTATTTTACCTCAAACAGCAACAGCACCCGGAGGATTAACGGTTTTTGAATTGGTATCATATGGTCGCTTTCCTCACCAAGTTGGGTTTGGTTCCTTGCAAAAGGAAGACTACGAATATATCCACTGGGCGATTGATGTAACGGGGCTAAGAGAATTTAGTGATCGACCAATTGAAGCATTATCAGGTGGCCAGCGTCAGAGAGTATGGATTGCTATGGCATTGGCGCAAGGCACGGATATTTTAGTACTGGATGAACCAACAACTTATTTAGATTTAGCGCACCAGCTAGATATATTATTGCTACTGCAAAAACTAAATAAGGAAGAAGGACGAACAATTATCATGGTCTTGCATGATTTAAATCATGCGTCACGATTCTCCCACTTCATAATGGCTATGAGAGACGGCGATTTAATGGTGAACGGTAGTCCAAAAGAAGTGATGACAAAGGAAAATCTACAAAAAGTATTTAATATCGATGCAGAAATGGCTGTTTGTCCATATAGTAAAAATCCAATCTGCCTATCTTATCAGTTGTACGACATGAAGGAATAA
- a CDS encoding FecCD family ABC transporter permease → MTTSTGVGELNDLEELQKRSHPIRGVVALIVGVIGLIFAIGLSISFGAADISLGTVWTAVTHFSPELTTHQIIHDIRLPRVLGAALVGASFAVAGAIMQGMTRNPLADSGLLGLNSGAAFMLALCFAFFPGLPYMYLILWSFVGAGLGVAIVYGIGSLSKGGLTPMRLVLAGAAVSALLGALGEGIALYYRIGQDLAFWYAGGVSGTKWSHLQILSPWIFIAMIGALILSRSITVLSLGEEIAVGLGQRTAVVKVWGMIIVLVLAGAAVSVVGAVGFVGLIIPHLTRYIVGHDYRWIISCSIVYGALLVVLADLVARIINPPYETPIGALIAFIGVPFFLYLARKGGKEL, encoded by the coding sequence ATGACTACGTCGACAGGAGTAGGAGAGCTCAACGATTTAGAGGAGCTACAGAAACGATCTCATCCGATCCGTGGAGTAGTGGCTTTAATCGTAGGAGTAATTGGATTAATATTTGCCATTGGCTTATCGATTTCTTTTGGAGCAGCAGATATTTCATTGGGTACTGTTTGGACAGCAGTTACCCATTTTTCACCAGAATTAACAACACATCAAATTATCCATGATATTCGCTTACCTCGAGTACTTGGAGCAGCATTAGTAGGTGCAAGCTTTGCAGTAGCGGGTGCTATTATGCAGGGGATGACACGTAACCCATTAGCAGACTCGGGGCTACTTGGTCTGAACTCTGGAGCGGCCTTTATGTTAGCATTGTGCTTTGCCTTCTTCCCTGGTCTGCCTTACATGTATTTAATTTTATGGTCCTTTGTAGGCGCAGGTCTTGGCGTAGCCATTGTTTATGGTATTGGCTCACTGTCAAAAGGTGGCTTAACACCGATGCGGCTAGTTCTAGCAGGTGCAGCTGTTAGTGCATTGCTTGGAGCGTTAGGAGAAGGGATTGCACTTTATTATCGTATTGGACAAGACCTAGCATTTTGGTATGCTGGCGGTGTTTCAGGTACAAAATGGAGTCATCTACAAATATTATCCCCATGGATCTTTATTGCGATGATAGGAGCGCTTATCCTATCACGTTCAATCACTGTACTGAGCTTAGGTGAGGAAATTGCAGTTGGACTTGGGCAACGGACAGCAGTTGTAAAAGTATGGGGAATGATCATTGTTTTAGTTTTAGCAGGTGCAGCCGTGTCTGTTGTCGGTGCGGTTGGTTTTGTAGGGTTAATTATCCCTCATTTAACGAGATACATAGTTGGACATGATTATCGCTGGATTATCTCTTGTTCTATAGTATATGGGGCATTGCTTGTTGTGTTAGCTGATTTAGTAGCACGTATTATCAATCCACCTTATGAAACACCGATTGGCGCACTAATTGCCTTTATCGGTGTACCATTCTTCCTTTATTTAGCACGTAAAGGAGGGAAAGAACTATGA
- a CDS encoding FecCD family ABC transporter permease, translating into MSNSYLTPSQLKAKRKNFSILVTLIVLIIITFIISMNTGVIKLTPMEVLRTLFGQGDAQQQLILFEFRLPRIVIAVLVGMGLAVSGAILQGISKNALADPGILGINAGAGLAVMLYVSFFPTTKAAPVYLLPVLAFVGAGLTAVLIYSLSYRRHEGITPMRLILTGVAVAAGISSAMIVLTLRLSPENYQFVATWLAGSIWGSNWRFVLSLLPWLIILLPFVYAKSRVLNVLNLGELTAVGLGASIEKERRWLLAAAVGLAGASVSVSGGIGFVGLVAPHLARQLVGAKHQFLLPTAALLGGFLVLMADTIGRSILEPSEIPAGIVVAVLGAPYFLYLLARLKE; encoded by the coding sequence ATGAGTAACAGCTATTTAACACCGAGTCAGCTTAAGGCGAAAAGAAAAAATTTCTCCATCCTTGTTACACTCATTGTGTTAATCATTATTACCTTTATTATTAGTATGAATACTGGCGTTATTAAACTGACGCCAATGGAAGTTCTGCGCACACTTTTTGGTCAAGGTGATGCACAACAGCAACTTATATTATTTGAGTTCAGACTTCCTAGAATTGTGATTGCTGTGTTAGTAGGTATGGGCTTAGCGGTTTCAGGCGCTATTTTACAGGGCATTTCCAAAAATGCTTTAGCGGATCCAGGAATCTTAGGGATTAATGCTGGGGCAGGACTTGCTGTCATGCTCTATGTATCATTTTTCCCAACTACGAAAGCAGCACCTGTTTATTTACTGCCAGTACTGGCTTTTGTAGGGGCAGGTTTGACAGCTGTTCTGATTTATTCACTTTCTTATAGACGACATGAAGGTATTACACCAATGCGTTTAATTTTAACAGGGGTAGCTGTAGCAGCAGGGATTAGCTCGGCTATGATTGTGCTAACACTACGCCTATCACCAGAAAATTATCAATTTGTAGCGACATGGCTAGCAGGTAGCATTTGGGGCTCGAATTGGCGATTTGTGCTGTCGCTGTTACCATGGTTAATTATCTTATTGCCTTTTGTTTATGCAAAATCACGGGTATTAAACGTACTAAATCTAGGCGAATTAACAGCTGTAGGGCTAGGTGCCTCTATTGAAAAAGAGCGCCGTTGGTTATTGGCTGCTGCTGTTGGTTTAGCTGGAGCTAGTGTTTCTGTAAGTGGAGGCATTGGTTTCGTGGGTCTTGTTGCACCACATTTAGCTCGACAACTTGTTGGCGCTAAACATCAGTTTTTACTGCCAACTGCAGCTCTGTTAGGAGGATTTTTAGTGTTGATGGCAGATACAATCGGTCGTTCTATATTAGAGCCTTCAGAAATTCCAGCGGGGATTGTGGTTGCTGTTTTAGGAGCACCTTATTTCTTATATTTATTGGCGCGATTGAAAGAGTAA
- a CDS encoding NAD(P)/FAD-dependent oxidoreductase, with protein sequence MSEELYDVTIVGGGPAGLYTAFYSGMRDLKTKIIEYSSQLGGRMLIYPEKMIWDVGGVTPILGGQLIKQLVEQAKTFDPTIVLNQKVEKLEKQQDGTFMLTSSTGEKHFSKTVILAVGYGVLSMQKLEIEGADRFEVTNLHYTVQELEIFRHKHVLISGGGNSAVDWANELEPIAASVTVVHRRDDFGGHEKNVLRMKESSVRVKTPYEVVQLHGDGDLIQYVSIVNKETGESERVEVDAVIVNHGLKCDYGALEEWGLNIQDEVAIVNEKRETNIEGVYGAGDFIDHPSKVRLIAGAFTDGILALNSAKLYLEPDAPKVAYVSSHNIRFKERNEQIGLVDNDYREVRG encoded by the coding sequence ATGTCAGAAGAACTATATGATGTAACGATTGTTGGTGGTGGTCCAGCTGGGCTTTATACTGCCTTTTATAGTGGGATGCGAGATTTAAAAACGAAAATTATTGAATACAGCTCACAGCTTGGCGGTCGTATGTTAATTTATCCTGAAAAAATGATTTGGGATGTCGGCGGAGTAACACCTATTTTAGGGGGACAGCTGATTAAACAACTTGTTGAGCAAGCTAAAACATTCGATCCTACAATTGTTTTAAATCAAAAGGTGGAAAAATTAGAAAAGCAACAGGATGGAACATTTATGTTGACATCTTCTACAGGTGAGAAGCATTTTTCGAAAACAGTTATTTTAGCAGTGGGGTATGGTGTTCTTTCTATGCAAAAGCTTGAAATAGAAGGAGCAGACCGATTTGAAGTAACAAATTTACATTATACAGTACAGGAACTAGAGATTTTCCGACACAAGCATGTGTTAATTTCAGGTGGTGGTAATTCTGCAGTTGATTGGGCAAATGAGCTAGAGCCAATTGCTGCAAGTGTTACAGTCGTTCATCGCCGAGATGATTTTGGCGGCCATGAAAAAAATGTCTTGCGCATGAAAGAATCCTCAGTTCGTGTAAAAACGCCATATGAGGTTGTTCAATTGCATGGTGACGGTGATTTAATTCAGTATGTGTCCATAGTCAATAAAGAGACAGGTGAAAGTGAACGAGTAGAGGTAGATGCTGTCATTGTCAACCATGGTTTGAAATGTGATTATGGTGCACTTGAAGAATGGGGATTAAACATCCAAGATGAAGTAGCGATTGTCAATGAGAAGCGTGAAACGAACATTGAAGGTGTCTATGGAGCGGGTGATTTTATTGATCATCCTAGTAAAGTAAGATTAATAGCAGGTGCATTTACGGATGGAATACTAGCATTAAATAGTGCCAAGCTATATTTGGAGCCAGATGCACCGAAAGTAGCCTATGTGTCATCACATAATATTCGCTTCAAAGAACGAAACGAGCAAATTGGGTTAGTAGACAATGATTATCGCGAAGTTCGTGGATAA
- the rpmE gene encoding 50S ribosomal protein L31 translates to MKQGIHPDYKEATVTCSCGNTFKTGSVKENIVVEFCNECHPFYTGRQKFASADGRVDRFNKKYGLKN, encoded by the coding sequence ATGAAACAAGGAATTCATCCAGACTACAAAGAAGCAACAGTAACTTGCTCTTGTGGGAACACTTTCAAAACTGGTTCAGTAAAAGAAAACATCGTTGTCGAGTTCTGCAACGAATGTCACCCATTCTACACTGGCCGTCAAAAATTCGCGTCTGCTGATGGTCGCGTGGATCGTTTCAACAAAAAATACGGTCTTAAAAACTAA
- a CDS encoding thymidine kinase: MAQLYFKHGAMNSGKSIEILKVAHNYEEQQKPVMMFTSGLDTRDEVGFVSSRVGLRQQAIPVYEDTNIFELVESNTVKPYCVLVDEVQFLKKAHVLQLANIVDKLDIPVMGFGLKNDFQNELFEGSQYMLTYADKIEEMKTICWFCHKKATMNLRVDESGKPVYTGDQIQIGGNDSYYPVCRKCHAQPPL, translated from the coding sequence ATGGCACAGCTATATTTTAAACATGGTGCAATGAATAGTGGAAAATCAATAGAAATTCTAAAAGTTGCCCATAATTATGAAGAACAACAAAAGCCTGTGATGATGTTTACTTCAGGTTTAGATACACGTGATGAGGTTGGCTTTGTTTCCAGTCGAGTAGGTTTACGCCAACAAGCCATCCCTGTTTATGAGGATACAAATATTTTTGAACTAGTGGAATCCAATACTGTCAAGCCATACTGTGTGCTTGTGGATGAAGTTCAATTTTTAAAAAAAGCACATGTTTTACAACTTGCTAACATTGTGGATAAATTGGACATCCCCGTGATGGGCTTTGGCTTAAAAAATGATTTTCAAAATGAGCTATTTGAAGGTAGCCAATACATGCTTACATATGCAGATAAAATTGAGGAAATGAAAACAATTTGCTGGTTCTGTCATAAAAAAGCAACAATGAATTTACGAGTAGATGAAAGTGGAAAGCCAGTCTACACAGGTGATCAAATTCAAATTGGTGGTAATGACTCGTATTATCCGGTTTGTCGAAAATGTCACGCACAGCCACCACTTTAA
- the prfA gene encoding peptide chain release factor 1: MFDRLQAVEDRYERLTELLSDPDIVNDSKKLREYSKEQSDIQETVDTYREYKSVKEQIVDTREMLDSEKDPDMHEMVKEEFNLLKAQQEELEERLRILLIPKDPNDNKNVIMEIRGAAGGDEANIFAGDLFRMYSRYAETQGWKIDIMEATPNPMGGYKEVIFMINGQGAYSKFKFENGAHRVQRVPATESQGRIHTSTATVACLPEVEEVDVEIHEKDIRVDTFASSGAGGQSVNTTMSAVRMTHLPTGVVVSMQDERSQIKNREKAMKILRARVADMYMQEAQKEIDATRKSAVGSGDRSERIRTYNYPQNRVTDHRIGLTIQKLDQIVEGRLGEIIDALILEEQASKLERLNDDL; encoded by the coding sequence ATGTTTGATCGATTACAAGCAGTGGAGGATCGTTATGAAAGGCTAACAGAGCTTTTGAGCGATCCGGATATTGTGAATGATAGTAAGAAATTACGTGAATATTCTAAGGAACAATCAGATATCCAAGAAACAGTGGATACTTATCGTGAATATAAAAGTGTTAAAGAGCAGATAGTAGATACTCGTGAAATGTTAGATAGTGAAAAAGATCCTGATATGCATGAGATGGTAAAGGAAGAATTTAACCTATTAAAAGCACAGCAGGAAGAGCTAGAAGAACGTCTACGCATTTTATTAATTCCTAAAGATCCTAATGATAATAAAAACGTTATCATGGAAATTCGTGGAGCAGCTGGTGGTGACGAGGCCAATATTTTTGCGGGTGATTTATTCCGTATGTACTCTCGCTATGCGGAAACACAAGGCTGGAAAATTGATATTATGGAAGCTACACCAAACCCAATGGGCGGCTATAAAGAAGTAATCTTTATGATTAACGGACAAGGAGCCTATTCAAAATTCAAATTCGAAAATGGTGCACACCGCGTACAACGTGTCCCTGCTACCGAATCTCAAGGTCGTATTCATACATCGACGGCAACAGTTGCGTGTTTACCTGAAGTGGAGGAAGTAGATGTTGAAATCCATGAAAAGGATATTCGTGTAGATACATTTGCCTCTTCAGGTGCTGGTGGTCAATCTGTAAATACAACGATGTCTGCTGTTCGTATGACCCATTTACCAACAGGTGTTGTGGTTTCGATGCAGGATGAACGCTCACAAATTAAAAATCGTGAAAAAGCCATGAAAATTCTACGTGCTCGTGTTGCTGATATGTATATGCAAGAAGCACAAAAAGAAATTGATGCTACACGTAAATCTGCTGTAGGCTCAGGCGATCGCTCCGAGCGAATTCGCACATACAATTATCCACAAAACCGTGTAACAGATCACCGTATAGGTTTAACGATTCAAAAGCTAGATCAAATCGTCGAAGGAAGACTAGGCGAGATTATCGATGCCCTTATTTTAGAAGAACAAGCATCGAAGTTAGAGCGATTAAATGATGACTTATAA
- the prmC gene encoding peptide chain release factor N(5)-glutamine methyltransferase has protein sequence MMTYKNVMEALEWASSFLVDNGREQTAARIVMQHVLGTSYSEVMLHLQDELTAAQQVKFKALIEEHVNGRPVQYCVGSEEFYGRSFLVDESVLIPRPETEELVLGTINRLPKLFSQQTLKLADIGTGSGAIAISMKLECSALTVIATDLSQDALATAQKNAQRLEADIDFRLGDLTAPLAGEKLDVVLSNPPYIAFDEAQEMSNVVLEHEPHSALFAEEDGLILYRKLAEQLPAYMNKPALIGLEIGYTQGEQVAKFFQDSFPHATVSIEKDINGKPRMIFCEIHV, from the coding sequence ATGATGACTTATAAAAATGTGATGGAGGCCCTAGAGTGGGCTTCTTCTTTTTTAGTGGATAATGGTCGTGAGCAAACAGCAGCACGTATCGTCATGCAACATGTACTTGGTACAAGTTATTCAGAAGTTATGTTGCACTTACAGGATGAATTAACAGCAGCACAGCAAGTGAAATTTAAAGCGCTCATAGAAGAACATGTCAATGGCCGCCCTGTACAATATTGTGTTGGAAGTGAAGAATTTTATGGCCGCTCCTTCCTAGTCGATGAATCTGTCTTAATTCCTCGGCCAGAAACAGAGGAGCTAGTACTTGGTACAATCAATCGCCTGCCTAAACTTTTTTCACAACAAACCCTGAAGTTGGCTGATATCGGTACAGGCAGTGGAGCTATTGCTATTTCGATGAAACTGGAATGTTCAGCGCTAACTGTTATAGCCACTGATTTATCACAGGATGCACTAGCGACGGCGCAAAAAAATGCTCAACGATTAGAGGCTGATATTGATTTTAGGTTGGGCGATTTAACAGCGCCACTTGCAGGAGAAAAATTGGATGTTGTCTTATCAAACCCACCGTATATTGCCTTTGATGAGGCACAGGAAATGTCGAATGTTGTACTAGAGCATGAGCCACATAGTGCACTATTTGCTGAGGAAGATGGTCTGATTTTGTATAGAAAATTAGCTGAGCAACTACCAGCCTACATGAATAAACCAGCATTGATTGGGTTAGAAATCGGTTATACACAAGGTGAGCAAGTAGCCAAATTCTTTCAAGATAGTTTTCCACATGCGACAGTTTCAATAGAAAAAGATATTAACGGTAAGCCTCGAATGATTTTTTGTGAGATTCATGTATAA
- a CDS encoding stage II sporulation protein R, translated as MLNEYKIIRLPKQNIFLAFARLVLIAIALQLCILYIPSLVGFAKEATNDEQENDFRIRVIANSNTTQDQLEKEQLVQELKPYFMQVATAGNVGSEQILSLKQQIETELSENYPQMDTQIVIGDNLFPPKRQGAILYPQNVYHSIVVKIGDARGDNWWCSIFPSICEPEKEEVKEEVKEEKEQVTFFIWEWIKGLFE; from the coding sequence ATGTTAAATGAATACAAGATTATTAGATTACCTAAACAAAATATCTTTCTAGCTTTTGCTAGACTAGTATTAATCGCGATTGCTTTACAATTATGTATTTTATATATTCCATCATTAGTAGGCTTTGCCAAGGAAGCTACCAATGATGAGCAAGAAAACGATTTTCGTATACGTGTTATTGCGAACAGTAATACGACACAAGATCAGCTAGAGAAAGAGCAGCTTGTCCAAGAATTAAAGCCATACTTTATGCAAGTAGCCACTGCTGGCAATGTAGGGAGTGAGCAAATTCTTTCGCTAAAACAACAAATTGAAACAGAATTGAGCGAAAATTATCCACAGATGGATACACAGATTGTCATTGGGGATAACTTATTTCCACCAAAAAGACAAGGTGCTATACTCTATCCACAAAATGTGTATCACTCGATTGTTGTGAAGATTGGTGATGCACGTGGGGATAACTGGTGGTGCAGTATCTTTCCATCTATTTGTGAGCCTGAAAAAGAAGAAGTAAAAGAAGAAGTAAAAGAAGAAAAAGAGCAAGTAACATTCTTTATATGGGAATGGATTAAAGGACTTTTTGAATGA
- a CDS encoding L-threonylcarbamoyladenylate synthase has translation METVCKVVDSNVNSQINYTQAVDILNAGEVVAFPTETVYGLGAVATNDLAVKKIFEAKGRPSDNPLIVHVGTKEEVAIYIDQISEVAKQCMDFFWPGPLTLVMPAKPNVLAQSVTAGLSTVGIRMPNHPVALALLQQLQKPLAAPSANRSGKPSPTEAVHVLDDLGGYIPYILDGGSTGIGLESTVLDVTHEPPVILRPGGITKEMLEAKIGPVIQPTNIEQKLETTPKAPGMKYTHYAPNAPVYLIDCHYEKVSEAVQRMQREGHVVALLAPVNFEDIKADFYFSIGEAGSKQEMGANLYNALRACDKTAATIILATTTSTEGVGAAIMNRLEKASGGKWYSL, from the coding sequence ATGGAAACCGTTTGCAAGGTTGTGGACAGTAATGTGAATAGTCAGATTAATTATACACAAGCTGTGGATATCTTAAATGCGGGAGAGGTAGTAGCATTTCCGACAGAAACGGTTTATGGCTTAGGAGCAGTGGCCACAAATGATTTGGCAGTGAAAAAGATATTTGAAGCAAAAGGCCGACCTTCAGATAATCCTTTAATTGTCCATGTGGGGACAAAAGAGGAAGTAGCCATTTATATCGATCAAATTTCTGAAGTAGCCAAACAGTGCATGGATTTCTTTTGGCCCGGCCCCTTAACGCTTGTAATGCCAGCAAAGCCAAATGTTTTAGCACAAAGTGTCACAGCTGGGTTATCAACAGTGGGCATTCGAATGCCGAATCATCCAGTAGCACTTGCATTGCTACAGCAGCTTCAAAAACCGCTTGCTGCACCAAGTGCCAATCGTAGCGGTAAACCAAGCCCTACAGAGGCAGTCCATGTATTAGATGATTTGGGAGGATACATACCTTATATTTTGGATGGAGGTTCTACAGGCATTGGGCTTGAATCTACTGTGTTAGATGTGACACATGAACCTCCAGTAATTTTACGTCCAGGTGGCATTACAAAGGAAATGCTTGAGGCGAAGATAGGTCCCGTTATTCAACCAACCAATATAGAGCAGAAGCTAGAAACAACGCCTAAAGCACCAGGCATGAAATATACACATTATGCTCCAAATGCTCCTGTGTATTTAATAGATTGTCATTATGAGAAAGTCAGCGAGGCTGTTCAGCGAATGCAGCGAGAAGGACATGTAGTAGCATTGCTTGCACCAGTGAATTTTGAAGATATCAAAGCTGATTTTTACTTCTCAATTGGTGAAGCTGGAAGTAAACAAGAAATGGGTGCGAACTTATACAATGCACTTAGAGCATGTGATAAAACCGCCGCTACCATTATATTAGCAACAACAACCTCAACAGAAGGTGTAGGAGCAGCTATCATGAATAGACTTGAAAAGGCCTCTGGAGGCAAATGGTATTCATTATAA
- a CDS encoding manganese efflux pump MntP, giving the protein MQGILAGILTSVDVIGLYVLLPNVRYRLFLSLWTAALHMLFPLLGFELGSYLVRFLLEWGQWISSILLFCIGMHLLLFSHRDEKVTISPVILAVTASLDTFSVSVSFGMLNLEKTIFIMSAGLSALICAYGSLVIARRSQVFFGNKIQIAAGVIFIIMSILAIQQ; this is encoded by the coding sequence TTGCAGGGAATTCTTGCAGGTATACTAACGTCTGTTGATGTGATTGGTCTATATGTCTTACTGCCAAATGTTAGATATCGCTTATTTTTGTCATTATGGACAGCAGCATTGCATATGCTTTTCCCGTTGTTAGGCTTTGAGCTAGGAAGCTATTTAGTTCGATTTCTATTAGAATGGGGACAATGGATTTCAAGTATTTTATTATTTTGTATTGGTATGCATTTACTATTATTCTCTCATCGAGATGAAAAAGTAACAATATCACCTGTAATTTTGGCTGTGACTGCAAGCCTAGATACCTTTTCAGTTAGTGTTTCTTTTGGTATGCTTAACTTAGAAAAAACTATTTTTATCATGAGTGCAGGCTTGAGCGCTCTAATTTGCGCTTATGGTTCATTAGTCATTGCCCGTAGAAGCCAAGTATTTTTTGGCAATAAAATTCAAATAGCTGCTGGCGTTATATTTATTATCATGAGCATTCTAGCTATTCAACAATAA